From a region of the Zingiber officinale cultivar Zhangliang chromosome 4B, Zo_v1.1, whole genome shotgun sequence genome:
- the LOC121978761 gene encoding uncharacterized protein LOC121978761, translated as MGLPSPHLLRLIVSCRKIAVEVTSPRTSTIVAMASSDEPEFFVQNHARNSRFPRTRISWDARVAARVGEKLALRLCDLGVSSVEIDLGEELSRPAHFRRPAASLLGSVARAGVHVAGFDKLHYP; from the coding sequence ATGGGGTTGCCCTCGCCGCATCTGCTGAGGTTGATCGTGAGCTGCCGTAAGATTGCGGTGGAGGTCACCTCTCCCCGGACCTCCACCATCGTCGCCATGGCGTCCTCCGACGAGCCGGAGTTTTTCGTCCAGAATCACGCCCGGAACAGCCGTTTCCCCCGCACTCGGATCTCCTGGGACGCCCGCGTCGCCGCTCGGGTCGGCGAGAAGCTAGCCCTCCGCCTCTGCGACCTCGGCGTGTCCTCCGTAGAGATCGACCTCGGCGAGGAGCTCTCCCGACCGGCGCACTTCCGCCGCCCCGCTGCCTCTCTCCTTGGTTCCGTAGCACGCGCCGGCGTCCACGTCGCTGGATTCGACAAACTACATTACCCCTAG